A genomic stretch from Halogranum gelatinilyticum includes:
- a CDS encoding DUF5812 family protein, with protein MTDEPTDEAKESTFLVTAADDDSAVLRDVHDGQVHTLSTNPGVDLHDAVTGTVAPDPPMNVSWQLVEIERRWTIPIEKNDESPTAHVTDIAADQPEGEIHREERAGTGEIHVLTVPEELTEQAVDDVADDIETTLSRAARLGVNRVEIRWTPGVVSVRYMP; from the coding sequence ATGACTGACGAGCCGACAGACGAAGCGAAGGAGAGCACGTTCCTCGTGACGGCCGCGGACGACGACTCGGCCGTCCTGCGGGACGTCCACGACGGGCAGGTCCACACCCTGTCGACGAACCCCGGCGTCGACCTTCACGACGCCGTCACCGGGACGGTCGCGCCCGACCCGCCGATGAACGTCTCGTGGCAACTCGTCGAGATCGAACGCCGCTGGACCATCCCGATAGAGAAGAACGACGAGTCGCCGACGGCGCACGTCACGGACATCGCGGCCGACCAGCCCGAGGGCGAGATTCACCGCGAGGAACGCGCCGGAACCGGCGAGATTCACGTTCTGACGGTCCCCGAAGAACTGACCGAACAGGCCGTCGACGACGTCGCCGACGACATCGAGACGACGCTCAGCCGGGCGGCCCGTCTCGGCGTCAACCGCGTCGAGATTCGCTGGACGCCGGGCGTCGTGAGCGTCCGCTATATGCCCTGA